The following coding sequences are from one Tissierella sp. window:
- the ppdK gene encoding pyruvate, phosphate dikinase gives MENKYVYSFNEGTKEMKSLLGGKGANLAEMTNIGLPVPPGFTITTAACTRFYEENKTLWTELLDEVHLHLKELEKNLGKSFSDENNPLLVSVRSGSVFSMPGMMDTILNLGLNDISVKGLAKSTGNERFAYDSYRRFIQMFSDVAMEIPKVRFESLLESMKEEKGVELDTELDAEDLKLLVEKYKAVYLEEKNEEFPQEPIKQLELSIKAVFESWNNPRATVYRKLNNIDHKLGTAVNVQSMVFGNMGDTSGTGVAFTRNPATGENHLFGEYLINAQGEDVVAGIRTPSEISELKSIMPEVYEEFVKITHVLEKHYKDMQDIEFTIENGKLYILQTRNGKRTAQAAINVAVDLVNDKVITKEEAILRIEPNQLNQLLHPAFDEKTLKSSKDIAKGLAASPGAASGKIYFNAEDVVAARARGEKVILVRQETSPEDIEGMVAAEGILTSRGGMTSHAAVVARGMGKCCVAGCSEIRVNEETKTVRTKDVTLTEGDYISLDGSTGTVYLGEIKKVQPTLSGSFGEFMAWVDETRTMGVRTNADSPRDAAQALKFGAEGIGLCRTEHMFFEESRISSVRKMILANNLEERKAALDELLPVQRKDFYEIYEVMGELPVTVRLLDPPLHEFLPNKDEDIRELAKAMNVSFENLKDRVEGLAEFNPMLGHRGCRLAVTFPEIYRMQTRAIIEAALDIKKKGYEGICPEIMIPLIGHIEELKYVKREILEEIGLVFEERNDTVKYVIGTMLEVPRAAITADEIATEAEFFSFGTNDLTQMGFGFSRDDAGKFLDDYENKGIFKNSPFEVIDRDGVGKLMKIAIKLGKETRPDIHLGICGEHGGEPSSVEFCYQIGLDYVSCSPFRVPIAKLAAAQAALNE, from the coding sequence ATGGAGAATAAATATGTATATAGTTTTAATGAAGGCACAAAGGAAATGAAAAGTTTATTAGGAGGCAAGGGTGCAAACCTAGCGGAAATGACTAATATTGGTTTACCAGTACCTCCAGGATTCACTATTACAACTGCTGCATGTACTCGTTTTTATGAAGAAAACAAAACGCTTTGGACAGAGCTTTTAGATGAAGTACATCTTCATTTAAAAGAGCTAGAAAAAAATCTGGGAAAAAGCTTTTCTGATGAAAATAACCCTTTATTAGTATCAGTTAGATCAGGTTCAGTATTTTCAATGCCTGGTATGATGGATACAATACTTAATCTAGGTTTAAACGATATATCCGTTAAAGGCTTGGCAAAATCAACTGGTAATGAAAGATTTGCTTATGATAGCTATAGGAGATTTATTCAAATGTTCTCCGATGTAGCAATGGAAATTCCAAAGGTTAGATTTGAATCCTTACTTGAATCCATGAAGGAAGAAAAAGGAGTAGAGCTAGATACAGAATTAGATGCAGAAGATTTGAAATTATTAGTTGAGAAGTATAAAGCAGTATATCTTGAAGAAAAAAATGAAGAATTTCCACAGGAACCAATTAAACAGTTAGAACTGTCTATTAAGGCTGTATTTGAATCATGGAATAATCCTAGAGCAACTGTATATAGAAAATTGAATAATATAGATCATAAACTTGGAACAGCAGTAAATGTTCAGTCCATGGTATTTGGAAATATGGGAGATACTTCAGGTACTGGAGTTGCATTTACAAGGAATCCTGCAACAGGAGAAAATCATCTATTTGGTGAGTATTTAATAAATGCTCAAGGAGAAGATGTAGTTGCAGGAATTAGAACACCTAGTGAAATATCTGAGCTAAAGAGTATAATGCCAGAAGTATATGAAGAATTCGTGAAGATTACTCATGTATTAGAGAAACATTATAAGGATATGCAGGATATAGAGTTTACAATTGAAAATGGAAAGCTCTATATTCTTCAAACTAGAAATGGAAAAAGAACAGCACAGGCTGCCATAAATGTAGCTGTTGATTTAGTCAATGATAAGGTAATTACAAAGGAAGAGGCAATACTTCGTATTGAACCAAACCAACTTAATCAATTACTTCATCCGGCTTTTGATGAGAAGACTCTTAAATCATCCAAAGATATAGCCAAGGGACTTGCAGCATCTCCAGGTGCAGCATCAGGCAAGATATATTTTAATGCAGAAGATGTTGTTGCAGCTAGAGCCAGAGGGGAAAAGGTTATATTAGTTAGACAAGAAACTTCCCCAGAAGATATTGAAGGTATGGTAGCAGCAGAAGGAATACTTACATCCCGTGGCGGAATGACTTCCCATGCGGCAGTAGTTGCAAGAGGTATGGGTAAATGTTGTGTAGCTGGTTGTAGTGAAATAAGAGTTAATGAAGAAACTAAGACAGTTAGGACAAAGGATGTAACTCTAACTGAAGGAGATTATATTTCCCTTGATGGAAGTACTGGAACTGTATATCTTGGTGAGATTAAGAAAGTTCAACCAACACTAAGTGGAAGCTTTGGTGAATTCATGGCTTGGGTAGATGAAACAAGGACAATGGGAGTTAGAACCAATGCAGATTCTCCTAGAGATGCAGCTCAAGCATTGAAATTTGGTGCAGAAGGAATAGGACTATGTAGAACTGAGCATATGTTTTTCGAGGAATCTAGGATTTCATCAGTAAGAAAAATGATCTTAGCAAATAACCTAGAAGAGAGAAAAGCTGCACTAGATGAACTCTTACCTGTTCAAAGAAAGGATTTCTACGAAATCTATGAGGTAATGGGAGAACTACCAGTTACAGTAAGACTATTAGATCCACCACTACATGAATTCTTACCAAATAAGGACGAGGATATTAGAGAATTAGCAAAGGCTATGAATGTTAGTTTTGAAAATTTGAAAGATAGAGTAGAGGGATTGGCAGAATTTAATCCAATGCTAGGTCATAGGGGATGTAGACTAGCAGTTACTTTCCCAGAAATATATAGGATGCAAACTAGGGCAATCATAGAAGCTGCTTTAGATATAAAGAAAAAGGGATATGAAGGTATTTGTCCAGAGATAATGATACCTCTAATTGGACATATAGAAGAATTAAAATATGTAAAAAGAGAAATCTTAGAGGAAATAGGCCTAGTATTTGAAGAGAGAAATGATACTGTTAAATATGTAATAGGTACAATGCTTGAAGTACCAAGAGCAGCTATAACAGCTGATGAAATAGCAACAGAAGCAGAATTCTTTAGCTTCGGTACAAATGACCTTACTCAAATGGGCTTTGGATTCTCAAGAGATGATGCTGGAAAATTCCTAGATGATTATGAGAATAAAGGTATATTCAAAAATAGTCCTTTTGAAGTAATAGACAGAGATGGTGTAGGTAAACTTATGAAAATAGCCATCAAGCTAGGAAAAGAAACTAGACCAGATATTCATCTAGGTATCTGTGGAGAGCATGGTGGAGAACCAAGTTCAGTAGAATTCTGCTACCAAATAGGTCTAGACTATGTATCCTGCTCACCATTTAGAGTACCAATAGCAAAATTAGCAGCAGCACAAGCAGCACTAAATGAATAA
- a CDS encoding CD3324 family protein, giving the protein MKYRNASDILPDELLKEIQKYTSGETLYIPSNVERKKWGHDTGARIFYKERNEEIRARFFNKERIEELAEEYCLSPETIRKIVYK; this is encoded by the coding sequence ATGAAATATAGAAATGCATCAGATATTCTACCAGATGAATTACTCAAAGAGATACAGAAATATACCTCAGGAGAGACCTTGTATATTCCAAGTAATGTAGAAAGGAAGAAGTGGGGACACGATACAGGGGCAAGAATATTTTATAAAGAGCGTAATGAAGAAATTAGAGCTAGATTTTTTAACAAAGAAAGAATTGAAGAACTTGCCGAGGAGTACTGTCTTTCACCGGAAACCATAAGAAAAATAGTGTATAAATAG
- a CDS encoding pyridoxamine 5'-phosphate oxidase family protein translates to MSKYENAIKLLEERCGNDKEEIIALATISLSPNDAGNPRPAVRMVCAYYEDGVFYVSTDARKNKMLQIEKNNEVSVAGLDWYTFQGRAENLGWVKDEKNAEIRAKFKKVFDWFDEVGDEDNPNSIVLRITLTEGTIIDNEKKYGELVYEVDLVNKTSK, encoded by the coding sequence ATGAGCAAATACGAAAATGCGATAAAACTTTTGGAGGAGCGTTGTGGAAATGATAAAGAGGAAATAATTGCCCTTGCCACAATATCACTATCACCGAATGATGCTGGTAATCCTCGCCCTGCTGTCCGTATGGTTTGTGCTTATTATGAAGATGGTGTATTTTATGTTTCTACAGATGCAAGAAAGAATAAAATGCTGCAAATTGAGAAGAACAATGAGGTTTCTGTTGCTGGCTTAGATTGGTACACTTTCCAAGGTAGGGCCGAAAATCTTGGTTGGGTTAAGGACGAGAAGAATGCTGAAATCAGAGCGAAATTTAAAAAAGTCTTCGATTGGTTCGATGAAGTTGGCGACGAGGACAATCCTAACTCAATCGTTCTGCGTATCACCCTTACAGAGGGTACTATTATTGACAATGAGAAAAAATACGGTGAACTGGTGTATGAAGTTGACCTTGTAAACAAAACATCCAAGTAA
- a CDS encoding DUF4932 domain-containing protein produces MSAMEYNIWETCLNEHIIRALTSRFTYLTDKDEGLELLRQEKEKGFIYVEALFHKLEIYENNTDTYTTIEDFYPELLSALD; encoded by the coding sequence ATGAGCGCAATGGAATATAATATTTGGGAGACTTGCCTGAATGAACATATTATTAGAGCTTTGACTTCAAGATTTACTTATCTAACAGACAAAGATGAGGGTTTAGAACTATTAAGGCAAGAAAAAGAAAAAGGGTTTATCTATGTAGAAGCGCTATTTCACAAATTAGAAATTTATGAAAATAATACGGACACATATACAACAATAGAGGATTTTTATCCTGAACTACTAAGTGCATTGGATTAG
- the glmS gene encoding glutamine--fructose-6-phosphate transaminase (isomerizing): MCGIVGYIGSKNAQEVILQGLEKLEYRGYDSSGIAINTKEKVKFEKLKGRLSVLGEYLDKNPLIGNVGIGHTRWATHGAPSDVNSHPHSNGENTIAVVHNGIIENYIALKEELIGKGYNFKSQTDTEVVAHLLDSLYDGDLLNTVFKAIERLKGAYALGVISSKNPNELIAVRKESPLVIGVGEGENFIASDIPALLKYTRDVYFLENGEVVYLTKDEVRIYDENRNRVDREIFTVDWDIEAASKGGYDHFMLKEIYEQPRAIKETLLRRLDVNGRIELDDIKLSKEDLEKTTKIYIVACGTAYHAGVVGRYAIEKFARIPVEPDVASEFRYREPFIDENTLLIAVSQSGETADTLAAIREAKSKGARILSITNVLGSSVARESDDVFYTWAGPEVAVASTKAYTTQLIALYMVALHMANIKGSISDEHYFEIIGKMKELPQNVEKILEQSEEIKKIAEVIKDKSSAFYIGRGLDYQTSMEGALKLKEISYIHTEAFAAGELKHGTIALIEKGTPVIAIASQDYLYEKMVSNVQEVKARGATTIAIVKEGLDKSLNHADETIYIPEVDNILAPVLTVIPTQLLAYYTSVIKGNDVDKPRNLAKSVTVE, encoded by the coding sequence ATGTGTGGAATAGTTGGTTATATTGGAAGTAAAAATGCGCAAGAGGTAATATTACAAGGACTTGAAAAACTAGAATACAGAGGATACGATTCGTCAGGTATTGCTATAAATACAAAGGAAAAAGTAAAATTTGAAAAACTAAAAGGGAGACTTTCCGTATTAGGAGAGTATCTAGATAAAAATCCATTGATAGGAAATGTAGGCATAGGGCATACAAGGTGGGCAACTCATGGAGCACCATCAGATGTAAATTCTCATCCTCATTCAAATGGGGAAAATACAATAGCTGTGGTACACAATGGAATAATAGAAAATTATATTGCTCTGAAAGAGGAACTAATAGGAAAGGGATATAACTTCAAATCACAAACAGATACAGAAGTAGTAGCACATTTGCTTGATAGTCTATATGATGGAGATTTACTAAACACAGTATTTAAGGCCATAGAAAGACTTAAAGGTGCATATGCATTGGGAGTCATTTCATCAAAAAATCCAAATGAACTTATTGCAGTTAGAAAAGAAAGTCCACTAGTAATAGGTGTTGGAGAGGGAGAAAACTTTATAGCCTCAGACATCCCAGCCTTGCTTAAGTATACTAGAGATGTTTATTTTCTTGAAAATGGTGAAGTAGTTTATCTAACCAAGGATGAAGTAAGGATCTATGATGAAAATAGAAATAGAGTAGATAGAGAAATATTTACAGTAGATTGGGATATTGAAGCTGCTTCAAAGGGTGGATATGACCATTTCATGCTAAAGGAAATTTACGAGCAGCCAAGGGCAATTAAGGAAACTCTATTGAGAAGGCTTGATGTCAATGGAAGGATAGAATTAGATGATATCAAATTATCAAAAGAAGATCTGGAGAAAACAACTAAGATTTATATAGTAGCCTGCGGTACGGCCTATCATGCAGGAGTAGTAGGTAGATATGCCATAGAAAAATTTGCAAGGATACCCGTTGAGCCAGATGTAGCATCTGAGTTCAGATATAGAGAACCCTTCATAGATGAGAATACCTTGTTAATAGCAGTAAGCCAATCTGGAGAAACCGCAGATACCCTTGCAGCAATTAGAGAAGCTAAGAGCAAGGGAGCAAGAATTCTTTCCATTACAAATGTATTAGGCTCATCAGTAGCTAGAGAATCAGATGATGTATTCTATACTTGGGCAGGGCCAGAGGTAGCAGTAGCTTCAACCAAGGCATATACTACACAGCTAATAGCCTTATATATGGTTGCACTTCATATGGCAAATATTAAAGGCAGCATTTCAGATGAACATTATTTTGAAATCATAGGAAAGATGAAGGAATTACCACAGAACGTAGAGAAAATACTTGAGCAATCAGAGGAAATAAAGAAAATAGCTGAAGTTATTAAGGATAAAAGTTCTGCATTTTATATAGGTAGAGGCTTGGATTATCAGACTTCCATGGAAGGAGCCTTAAAGCTAAAGGAAATTTCATATATTCATACGGAGGCTTTTGCAGCAGGAGAACTGAAGCATGGAACTATAGCCTTGATTGAAAAAGGAACGCCTGTAATTGCCATAGCTAGTCAAGACTACTTGTATGAGAAGATGGTGTCCAATGTACAAGAAGTAAAGGCTAGAGGGGCAACTACTATTGCCATAGTAAAGGAAGGCCTAGATAAAAGCTTAAATCACGCTGACGAGACAATTTATATTCCAGAAGTAGATAATATATTAGCACCTGTTTTAACGGTTATACCTACTCAACTCCTTGCATATTATACATCTGTCATAAAAGGAAATGATGTAGATAAGCCAAGAAATTTAGCCAAGTCAGTTACTGTAGAATAA
- a CDS encoding coenzyme F420-0:L-glutamate ligase — MERVVGTVVRGLRAPIIKEGDNIVDIVVDCVMNTAKVEGFSIEDKDIVTLTESIVARAQGNYADIDAVAKDVKAKYEDKTIGLVFPILSRNRFGIILRGIAKGASKIVLMLSYPSDEVGNPLVDMEELDTKGINPWADVLTEKEFRESFGYNKHPFTGVDYIEYYKSIVSEYGIECEIIFSNNPKTILNYTKNVIACDIHSRFRTKRILKENGGETIYGLDEILSSSIDGSGYNEEYGLLGSNKSTETKLKLFPKDCQPIVEKIQESIKEKTGKTVEVMIYGDGAFKDPVGKIWELADPVVSPGYTSGLEGTPSEVKLKYLADNDFADLQGEELKAAISKYIENKDASLVGSMASQGTTPRRLTDLIGSLSDLTSGSGDKGTPIVYIKGYFDNYTK; from the coding sequence ATGGAAAGAGTAGTTGGAACTGTTGTCAGAGGACTAAGAGCACCTATTATCAAAGAGGGGGATAATATAGTAGATATTGTTGTTGACTGTGTTATGAATACTGCTAAGGTAGAGGGATTCTCCATAGAAGATAAAGACATAGTAACATTAACTGAATCCATTGTAGCACGTGCTCAAGGAAATTATGCTGATATTGATGCAGTTGCAAAGGATGTTAAAGCAAAATATGAAGACAAGACCATAGGATTAGTATTTCCTATACTAAGTCGTAACCGTTTTGGAATTATTTTAAGAGGTATCGCTAAGGGAGCAAGTAAAATAGTCTTGATGCTAAGCTATCCTTCTGATGAAGTGGGAAATCCTTTAGTAGATATGGAAGAACTAGATACAAAGGGCATCAACCCTTGGGCTGATGTATTAACAGAAAAAGAATTTAGGGAATCCTTTGGATATAATAAGCACCCTTTTACTGGAGTGGATTATATTGAATACTACAAATCTATTGTTTCAGAATATGGTATAGAATGTGAGATAATATTCTCAAATAACCCTAAAACAATATTAAATTATACTAAGAATGTAATTGCTTGTGACATACACTCAAGATTTAGAACTAAAAGAATACTTAAAGAAAATGGCGGAGAAACTATCTACGGACTTGATGAAATTCTTTCTTCTTCCATAGATGGCAGTGGATATAATGAAGAGTATGGCTTATTGGGATCAAATAAATCAACAGAAACAAAATTAAAATTATTCCCTAAGGATTGTCAACCAATAGTGGAAAAAATACAAGAATCTATTAAAGAGAAAACAGGAAAAACTGTTGAAGTAATGATCTATGGTGACGGTGCTTTTAAGGATCCAGTAGGGAAGATTTGGGAATTAGCTGACCCTGTAGTTTCCCCTGGATATACTTCAGGCCTGGAAGGTACTCCTTCAGAAGTAAAGCTTAAGTATCTAGCAGATAATGATTTTGCTGATTTACAAGGAGAGGAACTAAAGGCAGCTATATCAAAATATATAGAGAATAAAGATGCCTCTCTTGTTGGAAGTATGGCTTCTCAGGGTACTACTCCAAGAAGGCTTACTGACCTAATAGGCTCCCTTTCAGACTTAACCTCTGGTAGTGGGGATAAGGGAACACCTATTGTTTATATTAAGGGATATTTTGATAATTATACGAAGTAG
- a CDS encoding LysR family transcriptional regulator gives MSIRLDLYKTFNKVAKHKSFSKAAKELYMTQPAVSQAIMQLEDELNIRLFTRTPRGVVLTDEGKILYEYTNSAISLINRGEEKLRASKDLSRGELKIGVGDTISRYYLIQYLEEFHKVYNNIKLKIINRTTMELCNLIKSGEIDIAICNLPIKDNSLEIRSCKDIEDIFVGGEKYKDLVLNPMTYEDLVKYPLIFLDSRSRSRQYVEGFLLSKGVKINPEIELGSHDLLLEFAKIDLGIACVVKEFSQDYLKNNILYEIKLKDKIPKRSIGICTLKGVSLSPSSEKFVEYLLR, from the coding sequence ATGTCTATTAGATTAGATCTGTATAAGACTTTTAATAAGGTTGCAAAGCATAAAAGCTTTTCAAAGGCTGCAAAAGAACTATATATGACTCAGCCAGCAGTTAGCCAAGCTATAATGCAACTGGAAGATGAATTAAATATTAGGCTTTTCACCCGTACTCCAAGGGGAGTAGTCTTAACAGATGAAGGTAAAATACTCTATGAGTACACCAACTCAGCTATTAGCTTAATCAATAGGGGAGAGGAAAAGCTAAGGGCTTCTAAGGATCTTAGTAGAGGAGAACTAAAAATAGGTGTAGGAGATACTATTTCTAGATATTATCTAATACAATATTTAGAAGAGTTTCATAAAGTATATAACAATATCAAGCTTAAAATAATAAACAGAACCACCATGGAACTTTGCAATTTGATTAAATCAGGTGAAATAGATATAGCAATATGCAATCTTCCAATAAAGGATAATTCATTAGAAATAAGATCCTGCAAAGATATAGAGGATATTTTTGTAGGTGGAGAAAAGTATAAGGACTTAGTATTAAATCCAATGACCTATGAAGACCTTGTAAAGTATCCTTTAATATTTCTTGATAGCAGATCTCGATCTAGACAATATGTAGAAGGATTTTTACTTTCAAAGGGAGTAAAGATAAATCCAGAAATTGAACTAGGTTCCCACGACTTGCTTTTAGAATTTGCAAAAATAGACTTGGGAATTGCCTGTGTTGTAAAAGAATTTTCACAGGATTATTTAAAAAATAATATTCTATATGAAATTAAATTAAAAGATAAGATACCAAAGAGAAGTATAGGGATTTGCACATTAAAAGGGGTTTCCCTTTCACCTTCATCAGAAAAATTTGTAGAGTATCTCTTAAGATAG
- a CDS encoding DnaJ domain-containing protein, with the protein MNTLKIIWGKTLYGLASITSFIFDLLIGISSFMVNFVINVGRGILGLISMGGCLLVFLLGPTLLLNPVTLLFVLFLLIFPILGTKFVSYLKYVKYMITEFLFDHSDNFIKGKKAQFGSFNEYGNKYKRMEEEKWRKEQQQRQAEQQRQWEERFRQWNEYQNSQRGSSYGWNGQNAGYGNHSYVNPSIEFKSKYEKSCNILGVPHSADKYEVKLGYRKKAKEYHPDLNKSPDATKVFQEINNAYEFLSDDNIERYKSIS; encoded by the coding sequence ATGAACACATTAAAAATAATATGGGGTAAAACTTTATATGGTCTTGCTAGTATTACTTCTTTTATATTTGATCTTTTAATAGGAATCTCATCATTTATGGTGAACTTTGTAATTAATGTTGGAAGGGGCATTCTTGGACTTATATCCATGGGAGGATGCCTGTTAGTCTTTTTATTAGGACCTACACTATTACTAAATCCTGTGACTTTGCTTTTTGTACTATTTCTTCTAATATTTCCAATATTGGGGACAAAGTTTGTATCATATTTAAAGTATGTGAAGTACATGATAACGGAATTTTTATTTGACCACTCAGATAATTTTATCAAGGGAAAGAAGGCTCAATTTGGTTCTTTCAATGAATATGGAAACAAATATAAGAGGATGGAAGAAGAAAAATGGAGAAAAGAGCAACAACAAAGACAAGCAGAGCAACAAAGACAATGGGAAGAAAGATTTAGACAATGGAATGAATATCAAAATTCCCAAAGAGGAAGTAGTTATGGCTGGAATGGTCAAAATGCAGGCTATGGTAATCATAGCTATGTAAATCCTAGTATCGAATTCAAAAGCAAATATGAGAAGTCTTGTAATATTTTAGGAGTGCCTCATAGTGCTGATAAATACGAAGTGAAATTGGGATACAGGAAAAAGGCAAAGGAATACCACCCAGATTTAAACAAATCACCAGATGCAACTAAGGTATTTCAAGAGATTAACAATGCATATGAGTTTTTAAGTGATGATAATATTGAAAGATATAAAAGTATAAGTTAA
- a CDS encoding ABC transporter ATP-binding protein: protein MKEPFIQIKNLSKIYKTGGETLIAVNNISLDINEGEIITLLGPSGSGKSTLVNMIGGIDEADEGTISVDQCEITSLKSKELTDYRRESIGFVFQFYNLISNLTVYENVEAVADICKDAFDIDELLENLGISHLANHYPVELSGGQQQRVAIARALVKNPKILLCDEPTGALDYKSSLDILRLIKEINEKYNTTILIITHNISIADMCHRTVRISDGKITHDDVNENIISVDQVQW, encoded by the coding sequence ATGAAAGAACCATTTATTCAAATTAAGAATCTTTCAAAAATATACAAGACAGGAGGTGAAACCTTAATAGCTGTTAATAATATCTCTTTAGATATTAATGAAGGCGAAATCATAACTCTGCTTGGTCCATCAGGAAGCGGGAAATCTACATTGGTTAATATGATTGGTGGAATTGACGAAGCTGATGAGGGTACAATATCAGTGGACCAATGTGAAATTACTTCTCTAAAGTCAAAAGAGCTAACTGATTATAGGCGTGAAAGTATTGGTTTTGTATTTCAGTTTTATAACTTGATTTCAAATCTTACGGTTTATGAAAATGTGGAGGCTGTGGCTGATATCTGCAAGGATGCATTTGATATTGATGAACTTCTTGAAAATCTAGGGATAAGTCATCTTGCTAATCACTATCCTGTGGAATTATCAGGTGGTCAGCAACAACGGGTTGCCATTGCCAGAGCACTTGTAAAAAATCCAAAGATCTTATTATGTGATGAACCCACAGGAGCCTTGGATTATAAATCATCACTTGATATTTTAAGGTTAATCAAGGAAATTAATGAGAAGTATAACACGACAATTTTGATAATCACCCATAACATTTCAATTGCAGATATGTGTCATAGGACTGTTAGAATTAGTGACGGAAAGATAACTCATGATGATGTTAATGAAAATATTATTTCTGTTGACCAAGTACAGTGGTAG